A stretch of the Crocinitomicaceae bacterium genome encodes the following:
- a CDS encoding endonuclease/exonuclease/phosphatase family protein gives MVMRLIASPLSPTNHHCHQQITTVTTKSPLSPPNHQVYLPKDKGFYKRNKMMDNQTISKFTFLFVVLLANQISFSQNPQEDKSGIRIMFYNVENLFHPSNDSLKNDDEFTPEGTRYWSYQRYQDKLNKTAKTIIALGGWEPPAVVGLCEVENIQCLKDLIYNSPLEKFGYEIVHQESKDNRGIDVALLYRPEFFQFISFHSYELIFPADHSPTRDILYVKGMVGEDTLHLFVNHWPSRYGGQMATEPKRQFAAQTLRQKYDSLMAINPNANILAMGDFNDHPDDVSMFEILRAKKDTSEMQAGDLLNLIWQYEHVKGTHNYQHEWGILDQFIASPALFSGAVKLLSPIERAQIFDAEYLLEPEKDGIGQTTNRTYIGFDYHGGFADHLPIYLDIIFK, from the coding sequence GTGGTGATGCGATTAATCGCATCACCACTGTCACCAACAAATCACCACTGTCACCAACAAATCACCACTGTCACTACCAAATCACCACTGTCACCACCAAATCACCAAGTTTACCTACCTAAGGACAAAGGATTTTACAAAAGAAATAAAATGATGGATAATCAAACCATATCCAAATTCACATTCTTGTTTGTTGTTTTATTAGCAAACCAGATTTCATTTTCTCAAAATCCGCAGGAAGATAAAAGCGGAATCCGGATCATGTTTTATAACGTGGAGAATTTGTTTCATCCGTCGAATGATTCACTGAAAAATGATGATGAATTTACCCCTGAGGGAACCCGCTATTGGTCATACCAACGATATCAAGATAAATTAAATAAAACAGCAAAAACCATTATTGCCCTTGGAGGTTGGGAACCGCCGGCTGTTGTAGGCTTGTGTGAGGTTGAAAATATCCAATGTCTGAAAGATCTCATCTATAATTCTCCGCTTGAAAAATTTGGATATGAAATTGTGCATCAGGAATCAAAAGATAACCGAGGAATTGATGTGGCTTTATTATATCGTCCTGAATTTTTTCAGTTTATTTCTTTTCATTCGTACGAATTAATTTTTCCGGCTGATCACAGTCCTACCCGAGACATTTTATATGTCAAAGGTATGGTAGGAGAAGACACCTTGCATCTTTTTGTGAATCACTGGCCGTCAAGGTATGGTGGGCAAATGGCAACCGAGCCTAAAAGACAATTTGCAGCACAAACTCTCAGGCAAAAATATGATTCGCTTATGGCCATCAATCCCAATGCTAATATTTTAGCAATGGGAGATTTCAATGATCATCCTGATGATGTCAGCATGTTTGAAATTCTGCGCGCAAAAAAAGACACGAGTGAAATGCAGGCCGGTGATCTTTTAAATCTTATCTGGCAATATGAACACGTAAAAGGCACGCACAACTATCAACACGAGTGGGGAATTTTAGATCAATTCATTGCATCACCTGCTTTATTTTCAGGTGCAGTTAAATTATTATCACCCATAGAGCGCGCCCAAATTTTTGATGCAGAATATCTGTTAGAACCTGAAAAAGACGGCATAGGACAAACCACTAATCGCACCTATATTGGTTTTGATTACCATGGCGGATTTGCTGATCATTTGCCAATTTATCTAGACATTATTTTCAAGTGA
- a CDS encoding DUF547 domain-containing protein gives MKALFSFLVLVISTSLFSSEKPEHAIWDRYLSNYVSSSGTVNYKSMKVNMDSLDAYLLELRDHAPQTDWSSNEKLAYYINAYNAYTIKFVLSKYPVASVKDISFSGKDIWNFKMANLGGTNYTLNQIENDILRKMNEPRIHFAINCASKSCPKLSNQAYDADKMNSQLSSATKTFINDTKHNILAEKKLQLSALFEWYATDFNVDGKTLIDFLNLYSNITIQAGAKIEYLEYDWNLNE, from the coding sequence ATGAAAGCATTGTTCTCTTTTTTAGTTTTAGTGATTAGCACAAGTTTATTTTCATCAGAAAAACCAGAACATGCTATTTGGGATCGCTATTTGTCAAATTATGTTAGCAGCAGCGGAACAGTCAACTACAAATCAATGAAAGTGAATATGGATTCACTGGATGCATATTTACTTGAGTTGCGTGACCATGCCCCGCAAACAGATTGGTCAAGCAATGAAAAACTAGCTTATTACATTAATGCGTATAATGCGTACACTATAAAATTTGTACTGAGTAAATATCCTGTTGCATCTGTGAAAGATATTTCATTCAGCGGTAAAGATATCTGGAATTTTAAAATGGCAAACTTGGGTGGTACCAATTATACCTTGAATCAAATTGAGAATGACATTCTGAGAAAAATGAATGAACCACGCATACATTTTGCAATCAACTGCGCATCAAAATCATGTCCAAAATTATCAAACCAGGCTTACGATGCAGACAAGATGAATTCACAATTAAGTAGTGCAACCAAAACATTCATAAATGACACTAAACACAATATTCTGGCTGAAAAAAAATTACAACTCAGCGCACTATTTGAATGGTATGCTACCGATTTCAATGTGGATGGTAAAACACTCATTGATTTTTTAAATCTGTATTCAAATATCACCATTCAGGCAGGTGCAAAAATTGAATACCTGGAATATGACTGGAATTTGAATGAATAA
- a CDS encoding molybdopterin molybdotransferase MoeA, which yields MVTVEEAIKLIDQNTNQGPAENKKLEDALNYILFSDVFSPIDMPPFRQSAMDGYALNFQADLKSFEVIGEIAAGSSELFDLKPGEAVRIFTGAAVPDSANVVVQQEIVERKENKISLMKEIQIAQNIRPRGEQISHNEVALKKGTVINPAALGFLTTLGLTEVVVHRKPAVAILTTGSELVKPGTPLKHGQIYESNSVMLMGALMNYGFEKPTMVKVKDDLASTSQAIENLLAEHDFILISGGISVGDYDYVKEALTQQGVQEIFYKVKQKPGKPVFFGRKENKLVFALPGNPASALTCFYVYALPALQKFSGISQPGLQKVKLKLNKSFAKKPGLAHFLKSTISGDIVTISDSQSSAMLNSFAQADAMIYLPADQENFPENSTVDVLLIR from the coding sequence ATGGTAACCGTAGAAGAAGCAATTAAATTAATTGATCAGAACACGAATCAAGGCCCGGCAGAAAATAAAAAGTTGGAAGATGCCTTGAATTATATTTTATTTTCAGATGTTTTTTCACCTATTGATATGCCGCCCTTCAGACAATCAGCTATGGATGGTTACGCATTGAATTTTCAAGCAGACCTGAAATCATTTGAGGTTATTGGTGAAATTGCAGCAGGATCATCTGAACTTTTTGATTTAAAACCGGGTGAAGCGGTGCGTATTTTTACCGGAGCCGCTGTGCCTGATAGTGCAAACGTGGTGGTACAACAAGAAATTGTTGAACGAAAAGAAAATAAAATTTCTTTGATGAAAGAAATTCAAATTGCACAGAATATCAGACCTCGCGGAGAACAAATTTCACATAACGAAGTTGCTTTAAAAAAAGGTACTGTAATCAATCCGGCGGCACTTGGTTTTCTCACCACATTGGGTCTGACAGAAGTAGTAGTGCACCGCAAACCTGCTGTTGCTATTCTTACTACAGGCAGTGAATTGGTGAAGCCCGGTACTCCGCTGAAACATGGACAAATTTATGAGAGTAATTCCGTGATGTTGATGGGGGCATTGATGAATTATGGTTTTGAGAAACCCACCATGGTGAAAGTTAAAGATGATTTGGCAAGCACATCGCAAGCCATTGAGAATTTATTGGCAGAACATGATTTCATTTTAATCTCAGGCGGAATTTCAGTGGGTGATTATGATTATGTAAAAGAAGCGTTGACTCAACAGGGAGTGCAAGAAATTTTTTATAAAGTAAAACAGAAACCCGGCAAACCGGTTTTCTTTGGCAGAAAGGAAAATAAGTTAGTATTTGCATTACCCGGTAATCCTGCGTCAGCATTGACGTGTTTTTATGTTTACGCCTTGCCGGCTTTGCAAAAGTTCAGCGGCATCAGTCAGCCCGGATTGCAAAAAGTGAAACTGAAGTTGAACAAATCATTTGCTAAAAAACCCGGGCTTGCGCATTTTCTTAAGAGTACAATTTCTGGAGATATAGTCACAATTTCTGATTCGCAAAGTTCGGCTATGCTAAATTCTTTTGCTCAGGCTGATGCGATGATTTATCTTCCGGCAGATCAAGAAAATTTTCCAGAAAATTCTACTGTGGATGTTCTATTGATTCGTTAA
- a CDS encoding chloride channel protein, producing MRIINSYEKLITYLSRKLTNKQFIIFSSILVGLSAGLAAVILKTLVHYIHLAITYDYDLPYQYYIYLLLPMAGIVITVWITTVFFKGVLGAGTSNIHKAIFKKSAHLPKQMMYSHVVTSAVTVALGGSAGLESPIVTTGSAIGSNYSRTYNLGYKDRVLLLACGAAAGIAGAFNAPIAGVLFALEVLLVDATISAFIPLMIAAAVGTLCSKIILQEDILLSFKLQEYFHYEKVHYYVLLGVLAGLVSVYYARMFTKIERFFARSKLTKYKKALIGGFVLAMLILLFPSLFGEGYSSISSLADQQPEALLSNGLFSFLSDNEWFVLLFIGIIMLLKVVATSITINSGGNGGNFAPSLFVGAYLGFFFAKAINLLGFTRLSESNFTAVAMAGILAGVFYAPLTGIFLIAEITGGYELIIPLMLVSATSFMIAKYFEPLSMDAKKLAVHEDLHLHDRDKTILSAISFKELIETDFIVVKPGASLGELVEILAQSSRNIFPVIDDEGKLTGVILLDNIREIMFKTELYDSLKARELMRTPPAIADFNDSMYEVMKKFDETESWNLPVLKNDQFIGFISKSKLLTKYRRQLIINSQ from the coding sequence ATGAGAATCATCAATTCATATGAAAAATTGATCACCTACCTGAGTCGCAAACTCACGAATAAGCAGTTCATTATTTTTTCAAGTATTCTCGTTGGTTTATCTGCCGGACTTGCTGCTGTAATATTAAAAACGCTGGTTCACTATATTCATTTGGCAATAACCTATGATTATGATTTGCCATATCAATATTACATCTATTTATTATTGCCCATGGCAGGCATCGTGATTACAGTTTGGATCACAACAGTTTTTTTTAAAGGTGTGCTGGGCGCCGGTACATCCAATATTCATAAAGCAATTTTTAAAAAGTCAGCCCATCTTCCTAAACAGATGATGTATTCTCACGTAGTGACTAGTGCAGTTACCGTTGCACTCGGCGGTTCAGCGGGTTTAGAATCTCCAATTGTCACAACAGGTTCAGCCATTGGTTCTAATTATTCACGCACGTATAATTTAGGTTATAAAGACAGAGTTTTATTGCTTGCATGTGGTGCCGCCGCCGGTATTGCAGGGGCATTCAACGCACCAATTGCCGGAGTTTTATTTGCGCTTGAAGTTTTACTTGTTGACGCAACAATCTCCGCTTTCATTCCACTAATGATTGCGGCTGCTGTTGGTACGCTATGTTCTAAAATTATTCTGCAAGAAGATATTTTATTATCATTCAAATTGCAAGAATATTTCCATTATGAAAAAGTGCATTATTATGTTTTGTTAGGAGTTCTGGCCGGTTTGGTTTCTGTGTATTACGCAAGAATGTTTACAAAAATTGAACGCTTTTTTGCCAGAAGCAAATTAACGAAATACAAAAAAGCATTGATTGGAGGTTTTGTTTTGGCCATGCTCATTTTACTTTTTCCAAGTCTTTTTGGTGAAGGATATTCTAGTATTTCATCCCTTGCTGATCAACAACCTGAAGCCTTGCTCAGTAATGGACTATTCTCTTTTTTATCAGACAATGAATGGTTTGTTCTTTTGTTTATTGGAATTATTATGCTACTCAAAGTTGTTGCAACATCCATTACCATCAACAGTGGAGGCAATGGCGGAAACTTTGCTCCTTCACTTTTTGTGGGTGCCTATTTGGGATTTTTTTTCGCGAAAGCAATTAACTTACTTGGCTTTACCCGCTTATCTGAAAGCAACTTTACAGCTGTTGCCATGGCAGGTATATTGGCAGGTGTTTTCTATGCACCGCTCACAGGTATCTTTCTCATTGCAGAAATTACCGGTGGCTATGAACTGATTATTCCTTTGATGCTTGTGTCAGCTACTAGTTTTATGATTGCAAAATATTTTGAACCGCTTTCAATGGATGCTAAAAAACTAGCTGTTCATGAAGACTTGCATTTGCATGACCGTGATAAAACTATTCTTTCAGCCATCAGTTTTAAAGAACTTATTGAAACAGATTTTATTGTGGTAAAGCCAGGAGCATCGCTTGGCGAACTTGTAGAAATTCTTGCTCAATCTTCACGCAATATATTTCCGGTTATTGATGATGAAGGTAAACTCACCGGGGTAATATTATTAGACAATATTCGTGAAATCATGTTTAAAACTGAATTGTATGATTCACTCAAAGCACGTGAACTCATGCGTACCCCGCCGGCTATTGCTGATTTCAATGATAGCATGTACGAAGTAATGAAAAAGTTTGATGAAACAGAATCCTGGAATTTACCGGTTCTTAAAAATGACCAATTTATCGGTTTTATTTCTAAATCAAAATTGCTGACAAAATACCGCAGACAACTGATTATTAACAGTCAGTAA
- a CDS encoding sulfite exporter TauE/SafE family protein, which produces MEIFLLILISFAASWLTFFSGFGLGTILTPVFYLLFHDLALAVAGTAIVHFLNNLFKFLLMQKKVDWKIALPFGLASVPAAFFGAWLLVHFEDVVIAQYTMNGNLFSIHLMNLIFGLLLIIFAVIEIVPQFTLNLNKKYLWLGGLISGFFGGLSGHQGALRTAFLTKYKLDKEVFIATGIVIALAVDISRTAEYFANFDLDILKSNWQILAFSLLAAFGGAVIGKYLLKKIDFKILTWVIAVSMMIFSVLLASGFLNK; this is translated from the coding sequence ATGGAAATTTTCTTGTTAATACTTATTTCGTTTGCGGCAAGCTGGCTCACCTTTTTTAGTGGATTTGGCTTGGGTACTATTCTGACACCAGTATTTTATTTGTTGTTTCATGATTTGGCTTTGGCTGTTGCCGGAACAGCAATCGTTCATTTTCTTAACAACCTATTTAAATTTTTACTGATGCAAAAAAAGGTTGACTGGAAAATTGCCTTGCCATTTGGTTTGGCTTCTGTTCCGGCTGCATTTTTTGGTGCCTGGTTGCTGGTTCATTTTGAAGATGTCGTGATTGCGCAATACACAATGAATGGTAACTTGTTTTCAATTCACCTCATGAATTTGATTTTTGGTTTATTATTGATCATTTTTGCCGTGATTGAAATAGTACCGCAATTCACCTTGAATCTGAATAAAAAATATTTGTGGTTAGGCGGTTTAATCAGTGGATTTTTTGGAGGCTTATCAGGTCACCAAGGAGCCTTGCGCACTGCTTTTCTCACAAAATACAAATTAGATAAAGAGGTTTTCATAGCTACCGGCATTGTGATTGCATTAGCCGTAGACATTTCACGAACAGCCGAATATTTTGCCAATTTTGACTTAGACATTCTTAAGTCAAACTGGCAAATACTTGCATTTTCATTATTAGCAGCTTTTGGCGGAGCAGTGATTGGAAAATATCTTCTCAAAAAAATAGATTTTAAAATTCTTACCTGGGTAATTGCCGTTTCTATGATGATATTTAGCGTATTATTAGCCTCTGGATTTTTAAATAAATAA
- a CDS encoding VOC family protein, whose protein sequence is MENIHHCLFIVYAADQEKSKSFYADLLKMKPSLHVPGMTEFTLSPTCKIGIMPEAGISKILLPHTKNPVDGNGIPRCEIYLTIDDVDTWFTHALQCGAIEISKPVVRDWGHRVAYVQDQDGHIIALAQIL, encoded by the coding sequence ATGGAAAATATTCATCATTGTCTTTTTATTGTTTACGCAGCTGATCAAGAAAAAAGTAAAAGTTTCTATGCTGATTTACTAAAAATGAAACCAAGTTTACACGTGCCGGGTATGACGGAGTTTACGCTTTCCCCAACTTGTAAAATTGGAATCATGCCTGAGGCCGGAATTTCAAAAATTCTTTTACCGCACACAAAAAATCCAGTTGACGGAAATGGAATACCACGTTGTGAAATTTATCTGACAATTGATGATGTTGACACATGGTTCACGCATGCGCTGCAATGTGGTGCTATTGAAATTTCAAAACCAGTTGTCAGAGATTGGGGACATCGGGTAGCCTATGTTCAAGATCAAGACGGACACATCATTGCACTGGCACAAATTCTTTGA
- a CDS encoding SPFH domain-containing protein, translating into MIIFIAVGGVLFLLLLIKSIILVNEKTVFVIQRLGKFKRMAHAGFGMIIPFIDKKAGVINLRVQQLDVDVETKTRDDVFVHLRVSVQFQVMNDKMWEAHYSLDNARHQIASYIFDDVRAEVPKMELDDVFAKKEDIATAVRQNLADSMDDYGYLIVKALITDIDPDAKVKDSMNKINAAKRDKEATMEESEGAKIRVVKAAEADAESKRLSGQGIAAQRREIIRGFKESVEDFQKSLKGVSHEEIMHFVLLTQYFDTLNHIGSNGKNTSILIPHSPSAMKDFQDQIIQGTLIGTKLTEQTED; encoded by the coding sequence ATGATCATATTCATTGCTGTTGGAGGAGTATTATTCCTTCTGCTTTTAATTAAATCAATTATTCTCGTAAATGAAAAAACTGTTTTTGTCATACAGCGTTTGGGAAAATTCAAACGCATGGCTCATGCAGGATTTGGAATGATAATTCCGTTCATTGATAAAAAAGCAGGTGTAATTAATTTGCGCGTTCAGCAGTTAGATGTTGATGTTGAAACCAAAACAAGAGATGATGTTTTTGTGCACTTGAGAGTATCAGTACAATTTCAAGTTATGAATGATAAAATGTGGGAAGCGCATTATTCATTAGATAATGCAAGACATCAGATTGCATCCTACATTTTTGATGATGTGCGTGCTGAAGTTCCTAAAATGGAATTAGATGATGTATTTGCTAAAAAAGAAGATATAGCAACTGCTGTTCGTCAAAACTTGGCAGATTCTATGGATGACTACGGATATCTCATTGTGAAAGCATTGATCACAGATATTGATCCGGATGCCAAGGTAAAAGATTCAATGAATAAGATCAACGCCGCTAAACGTGATAAAGAAGCCACCATGGAAGAATCTGAAGGTGCTAAAATTCGCGTGGTAAAGGCTGCTGAAGCTGATGCCGAGTCAAAAAGATTATCAGGTCAAGGTATCGCAGCGCAACGCCGTGAAATTATCAGAGGTTTTAAAGAGTCTGTTGAAGATTTTCAAAAATCACTCAAAGGTGTTTCACATGAAGAAATTATGCACTTCGTTTTATTGACCCAATATTTTGATACGCTCAATCATATTGGATCCAATGGAAAAAACACTTCCATATTAATTCCTCATTCACCAAGTGCCATGAAAGATTTCCAAGATCAAATCATTCAAGGAACATTGATTGGTACCAAATTGACTGAACAAACAGAGGATTAA
- a CDS encoding 5-formyltetrahydrofolate cyclo-ligase, which yields MLKKDLRIKYKEKRSKLSNAEQDYISRLIAGHLCAYFDLTGKNISCFVPIIRFQEINTWLLLDTIKADFYLPVMCENEKLKHVRYEGKDKLKKNSFGVLEPQSGAEINSDQLDIVLVPMLALNKQGYRVGYGKGYYDKFLVNCKPNCLFIGLYQFDDFEEIDDVHSADIPLHYCIMPKGIYTFKQQ from the coding sequence ATGCTAAAAAAAGATCTGAGAATAAAATACAAAGAGAAACGCAGCAAGCTCAGTAATGCTGAACAAGATTACATTTCACGTTTAATTGCCGGACATCTTTGCGCCTATTTTGATTTGACCGGAAAAAATATTTCATGTTTTGTTCCTATTATTAGGTTTCAGGAGATTAATACCTGGCTTTTATTAGATACCATCAAAGCAGATTTCTATTTACCTGTGATGTGTGAAAATGAAAAATTAAAACATGTTCGTTACGAAGGAAAAGATAAACTGAAAAAAAATTCGTTTGGTGTTTTAGAACCCCAATCAGGTGCTGAGATAAATTCAGATCAACTTGACATTGTATTGGTTCCAATGCTTGCACTTAACAAACAAGGTTATCGGGTAGGTTATGGAAAAGGATACTATGATAAATTTTTAGTGAACTGCAAGCCAAATTGCCTGTTCATTGGTTTGTATCAGTTTGATGATTTTGAAGAGATTGATGATGTACACAGTGCAGATATTCCCTTGCATTATTGCATTATGCCAAAAGGAATATATACATTTAAACAACAGTAA
- a CDS encoding DHCW motif cupin fold protein — protein MTLDKFLPASFDWHTVPVEKIAGMRGMALTKKKTIGNVTIRRVEYTPEYVADVWCEKGHVVFVLEGQLIIEHKGGSIHSLHAGMVYTVGDDARAHKAKSKNGAVVFIVD, from the coding sequence ATGACCCTGGATAAATTTTTACCTGCTTCATTTGATTGGCATACCGTGCCGGTTGAAAAAATTGCAGGTATGCGTGGTATGGCACTTACTAAAAAGAAAACCATTGGTAACGTTACTATTCGCCGAGTTGAATATACACCTGAATATGTTGCGGATGTGTGGTGTGAAAAAGGTCATGTGGTTTTTGTATTGGAAGGACAACTCATCATTGAACATAAAGGTGGGAGCATTCATTCATTACACGCCGGCATGGTTTACACTGTGGGTGATGATGCACGTGCGCACAAGGCAAAGTCAAAAAATGGCGCTGTGGTATTTATTGTAGATTAA
- a CDS encoding molybdenum cofactor guanylyltransferase has translation MAVFHQVGVILLAGGKSSRMGQDKGLMNLDNKPMISHVLEQAQKISDHILLVANDDAYSQFGYPVFKDDYHELGPMAGIYTGLRNSGYEYNLVLSCDIPFIHQGVLEFLVESCQGNDITVAEFQGKLHPLTAVYRKSCLDVLKKNIEQHKLKLVSVFDELKVRCVDMADFSPENFRNINSLDDLK, from the coding sequence ATGGCGGTTTTTCATCAGGTAGGAGTCATTTTACTCGCAGGCGGCAAATCGTCTCGCATGGGGCAAGACAAAGGTTTGATGAATCTTGACAACAAACCTATGATAAGTCATGTGCTTGAACAGGCGCAAAAAATTTCTGATCACATACTCTTGGTTGCTAATGATGATGCGTATAGCCAATTTGGTTATCCTGTTTTTAAAGATGATTATCATGAGTTAGGACCCATGGCTGGTATCTACACCGGTTTGCGGAATTCAGGGTATGAATATAATTTGGTGCTGAGTTGTGATATCCCGTTTATTCATCAGGGAGTGCTTGAATTCCTTGTTGAATCATGCCAAGGTAATGATATCACAGTGGCAGAATTTCAAGGAAAATTGCATCCATTAACTGCGGTCTATAGAAAATCATGTTTGGATGTCTTGAAAAAAAATATTGAACAGCATAAGTTAAAATTAGTTTCAGTATTTGATGAACTCAAAGTACGCTGTGTTGATATGGCAGATTTTTCACCTGAAAATTTTAGAAATATCAATTCATTAGACGACTTAAAATAG